In Chrysoperla carnea chromosome 2, inChrCarn1.1, whole genome shotgun sequence, the following proteins share a genomic window:
- the LOC123294259 gene encoding juvenile hormone esterase-like, whose translation MADVIVEIEQGKLCGRIAKDSNGNDYKSFQGIPYAKPPIGKLRFKDPQPPEPWTDEILDAKKERSHCFAPDFQPGVNPSGAEDCLFLNVFTSKLPKETSEKLPVMVWIHGGGFYLGSGNSELFGPEYLVAKNVVLVTINYRLGYLGFLSLKDVSCGVTGNAGLKDQTQALRWVQKNISAFGGDPNNVTIFGVSAGSASVSYQLLSPLSKGLFHKAILQSGVAMSPWASQARHDYDLVKLLGCKSTDDKEILEFLQNQKIEDILKAQKATVPVEIQPCGEICEISPNVEPNIPSAFLPDSPENILREGRFNDVPIMIGVTDADGLMMDMHFFIRFKEYAFENDLLVPRGLQEKLKSQEEIVKTVKKIKEFYKITDIKSMTDYWTDVLFAHQSQVFATEFSRKASNPVYNYLFRISVDDLKFSCKIFNWDVYEGANHGDDLPFLFKTAVAPLVTPNTPEAAGVHIMTTLWTNFAKTGNPNPTTSDPHINVEWKPFTPSDENYLEIDLKPQSKKSLFKERIQFWNNLKMVDAIVEIDQGKLCGRIAKDANGNDYKSFQGIPYAKPPIGKLRFMAPESPEPWKDAILNAKKERDHCYVPSFLPGGNTTGSEDCLFINVYTPSVKTEEKLPVMVWIHGGGFFFGSGNSDFYGPEYLVAKNVVLVTFNYRLGYLGFLSLKDPKCGVTGNAGLKDQTQALRWVQKNISAFGGDPNNVTIFGESAGSASVSYHLLSPLSKGLFHKAILQSGVALNPWALQIRHDYEFIRVLGCNSTDDQEILEFLHSQNLEDILNAQKIIIPTEVCGEVCQVSPCIEPNIPSAFLPDSPENILREGRFNDVPIIIGVNDKDGLLIDMHFFSYDYKKYAFENNLLIPRDLFQKFESKEEIEKTIKQIKQFYKISDLKSMTDYWTDVLFAHKNQVFTNEYARKSNNPVYNYLFKISINDLKFSCKLFNWETYDGANHLDEIPYLFKMEAIPAILPNTPQAIGLHIMTTLWTNFAKTGNPNSQKPDPFITDKWKSFTNDEQNYLEIDLKPQLKKGLLQERVQFWDGLYK comes from the exons ATGGCTGATGTTATTGTTGAAATTGAACAAGGAAAATTATGTGGGCGTATTGCTAAAGATTCAAATGGAAatgattataaaagttttcaagggATTCCATACGCAAAACCACCAATTGGAAAATTACGATTTAAG gaTCCCCAACCACCTGAGCCATGGACAGATGAGATTTTAGATGCAAAAAAAGAACGAAGTCATTGTTTTGCACCTGATTTTCAACCAGGAGTCAATCCATCTGGAGCTGAAGATTGTCTATTTCTTAATGTTTTTACATCAAAG TTACCCAAAGAAACATCCGAGAAACTACCAGTAATGGTTTGGATACATGGTGGGGGATTTTATTTAGGTTCTGGCAATTCTGAATTGTTTGGTCCAGAATATTTGGTTGCTAAAAATGTTGTATTAGTTACTATTAATTATCGTTTAGGATATTTAG GTTTTCTTAGTCTGAAGGATGTAAGTTGCGGTGTAACAGGAAATGCTGGATTAAAAGATCAAACACAAGCTTTACGATGggtgcaaaaaaatatttcagcctTTGGAGGTGATCCAAATAATGTGACAATATTTGGTGTAAGTGCTGGTTCTGCTTCTGTTAGTTATCAACTTTTATCACCATTATCAAAAGGTTTATTTCATAAAGCAATTTTACAAAGTGGTGTCGCAATGAGTCCTTGGGCAAGCCAAGCACGCCATGATTATGATTTGGTAAAATTGTTGGGCTGTAAATCTACTGACGATAAAGAAATTCTGGAATTTCTACAAAATCAGAAAATCGAAGATATTTTGAAAGCTCAAAAAGCTACTGTTCCTGTTGAg attCAGCCATGCGGCGAAATATGCGAGATATCACCAAACGTAGAACCAAACATACCATCTGCATTTTTACCTGACTCACCAGAAAATATCTTACGCGAAGGTCGTTTTAATGATGTTCCAATAATGATTGGAGTAACCGATGCAGATGGTTTAATGATGGATATGCATTTCTTTATTCGATTTAAAGAATACGCctttgaaaatgatttacttGTTCCTCGTGGCTTACaggaaaaattgaaatcacaggaagaaattgtgaaaaccgttaaaaaaattaaggaattttataaaattactgacATTAAAAGTATGACAgat tATTGGACAGATGTTTTATTTGCACACCAAAGTCAAGTTTTTGCAACCGAATTCTCACGGAAAGCAAGTAATCcagtttacaattatttatttagaatcaGCGttgatgatttaaaatttagttgcaAAATATTTAACTGGGATGTATATGAAGGTGCGAATCATGGTGATGATTtaccatttttgtttaaaacagcGGTAGCTCCCTTGGTAACGCCAAATACACCAGAAGCTGCAGGTGTACATATAATGACGACATTATGGACTAATTTTGCCAAAACTGGTAATCCAAATCCAACAACCTCTGATCCACATATAAATGTGGAATGGAAACCTTTTACGCCAagtgatgaaaattatttggaGATTGATTTAAAACCACAATCGAAGAAAAGTTTATTCAAAGAACGAAttcaattttggaataatttg AAAATGGTTGACGCTATTGTTGAAATCGATCAAGGGAAATTATGTGGACGTATTGCAAAAGATGCAAATGGAAatgattataaaagttttcaaggcATTCCATACGCTAAACCTCCAATTGGAAAACTTCGATTTAtg GCACCCGAATCACCCGAACCTTGGAAGGACGCGATTTTAAATGCGAAAAAAGAACGTGATCATTGTTATGTACCTAGTTTTCTTCCAGGAGGAAATACAACAGGCTCTGaagattgtttatttataaatgtttatacacCAAGCGTaa AAACTGAAGAAAAATTACCGGTAATGGTATGGATACATGGAGGTGGATTTTTTTTCGGTTCAGGAAATTCAGATTTCTATGGTCCAGAATATTTAGTTGcgaaaaatgttgttttggtAACTTTTAATTATCGTTTAGGTTATTTAG GTTTCCTCAGTCTAAAAGATCCAAAATGTGGTGTCACCGGAAATGCTGGATTAAAAGATCAGACACAAGCTTTACGATgggtacaaaaaaatatttcagcctTTGGAGGTGATCCAAATAATGTGACAATCTTTGGTGAAAGTGCTGGTTCAGCTTCTGTTAGTTATCATCTTTTATCTCCATTGTCGAAAGGTTTATTTCATAAAGCAATTTTACAAAGTGGCGTCGCTTTGAATCCTTGGGCACTACAAATTCGTCACGATTACGAATTTATACGAGTGTTAGGCTGTAATTCTACTGATGATCAAGAAATACTGGAATTTTTACATAGTCAAAATTTAGAAGATATTTTGAAtgctcaaaaaattattattccaactgag gTGTGCGGTGAAGTATGTCAAGTTTCTCCATGTATTGAACCAAACATTCCATCAGCTTTTTTACCCGATTCTCCAGAAAATATATTGCGTGAAGGTCGTTTTAATGATGTTCCAATCATAATAGGAGTAAACGATAAAGATGGTTTGCTAATTGACATGCATTTCTTTTCTTATGATTATAAAAAGTAcgcatttgaaaataatttgctaATACCACgcgatttgtttcaaaaattcgaaTCAAAAGAAGAAATCGAAAAAACTATAAAGCAAATCaagcaattttataaaattagtgaCCTCAAAAGTATGACAGAT tactGGACCGATGTGTTATTTGCacataaaaatcaagttttcaCAAACGAATACGCACGGAAATCAAATAATCcagtttacaattatttatttaaaatcagcattaatgatttaaaattcagttgcaaattatttaattgggaAACTTACGATGGTGCAAATCATTTAGATGAAataccatatttatttaaaatggaagCGATTCCTGCAATATTACCAAATACACCACAAGCTATTGGCTTACATATAATGACAACATTATGGACGAATTTTGCGAAAACTGGCAATCCAAATTCACAAAAACCTGATCCATTTATAACTGACAAATGGAAATCATTTACCAATGacgaacaaaattatttggAGATTGATTTAAAGCCACAACTTAAAAAGGGCTTACTCCAGGAAAGGGTACAGTTTTGGGATGGTTTGTACAAataa
- the LOC123294263 gene encoding uncharacterized protein LOC123294263, with the protein MADVIVEITQGKLRGRIAKDANGNYYKSFQGIPYAKPPIGKLRFKAPKPAEPWKEDILDATKERSVCPVTFALPGTDSGSEDCLFLNVYTPQLPKESQTKLPVMVWIHGGAFNMGSGNSETFGPEFLVAKNVILVTLNYRLGYLGFLRLNDPKCEVTGNAGLKDQTEALHWVQKNISAFGGDPNNVTLFGESAGSASVSFHLLSPLSKGLFHKAILQSGVALNPWAIQIRRDYDFVRLLGCTSTNDIEILDFLQNQKIEDILKAQTLSTSPETQPCGEICEVTPDIELNNPSAFLTDSPENLLKKGLINAVPIMIGTNDAEGLITILPLYKKFTLYSFEKDLLIPRDLLEKLKSKDEIEKTTKKIKEFYKFNDYESMKDYWSDVLFTYKTQVFAREIARKSNHPVYNYLFQISIDEMKRACAIFNLDLYEGAAHAEELGYLFKSVFGSLPSSNTPLGIAVHIMSTLWTNFAKTSNPNPEIPDPHINVEWKPFTINDENYLEIGSKLQLKKNLLHERIQFWDNLYFEKMDNVVVEIEQGKLCGRIAEDLNGNDYKSFQGIPYAKPPVGNLRFKAPELPDPWEDEILDVKTERSICYQRNYKPWEKNYEGSEDCLFLNVFTPKLPKESSAKLPVMVWIHGGAFTSGSSTIESFGPEFLVAKLIVLVTINYRLGFLGFLSLKDPTCEVTGNAGLKDQIQALRWVNKNIAAFGGDPNNVTVFGESSGSVSISFLLLSPLSKGLFHKAILQSGTALVPWALQVRHDYEFIHLLGCKSTDDREILEFLQNQNLEDILNAQNTVASPEAHPFGELCDISPNIEPNIPSALITDTPENILREGRFHQIPIIIGVNDKEGIMMDLPLYKPLKEYWFNNDVLVTQDLQEQLKSKDEIEKTNKKIMEFYKITEIDNITDCLTDTLFAYKIGTFIKKYARYTSQPIYNYLFRISIESMKMQSKMYNLKPYEGASHSEEVPYLFYQKLTPEILPNSSEALGIHIMTTLWTNFAKNTNPNPVIVLPYFNVEWKPFTLNEENYLDIDLKPQLKKDLLKERMQFWDNLYRQ; encoded by the exons ATGGCTGATGTTATTGTTGAAATTACACAAGGAAAATTACGTGGACGCATTGCAAAAGATGCAaatggaaattattataaaagttttcaagggATTCCATACGCAAAACCACCAATTGGAAAATTAAGATTTAAAGCACCAAAACCAGCTGAACCATGGAAAGAAGATATATTAGATGCGACAAAAGAGCGAAGTGTTTGTCCTGTGACTTTTGCGTTACCTGGAACGGATAGTGGTTCAgaagattgtttatttttgaatgtttatacACCTCAG TTACCGAAAGAATCACAAACAAAACTTCCAGTAATGGTTTGGATTCATGGTGGAGCATTTAATATGGGTTCTGGCAATTCTGAAACTTTTGGTCCAGAATTTTTAGTCGCAAAAAATGTGATTTTGGTAACCTTAAACTATCGTTTAGGATATTTAG GTTTCCTTAGACTAAACGATCCAAAATGTGAGGTAACAGGTAATGCTGGATTAAAGGATCAAACAGAGGCTTTACATTGGGTACAAAAGAATATTTCAGCATTTGGAGGTGATCCAAATAATGTGACTCTCTTTGGTGAAAGTGCTGGTTCAGCTTCAGTTAGTTTCCATCTTTTATCACCCCTATCGAAAGGATTATTTCATAAGGCAATTTTACAAAGTGGTGTAGCCTTGAATCCTTGGGCAATACAAATTCGTCGTGATTATGATTTTGTTAGATTGTTAGGATGTACATCTACCAACGATATAGAAATATtggattttttacaaaatcaaaagATCGAAGACATTTTGAAAGCTCAGACATTGTCCACTTCTCCCGag acTCAGCCATGTGGAGAAATTTGTGAAGTTACACCAGACATTGAATTAAACAATCCATCAGCATTTTTAACTGATTCTccggaaaatttattaaaaaaaggtcttattAATGCTGTACCTATAATGATAGGTACAAACGATGCTGAAGGTTTAATTACGATTCTACCGCTTTACAAGAAATTTACCTTATATTCGTTTGAAAAAGATTTGCTTATACCACGAGATTtgctagaaaaattaaaatcgaaagatgaaattgaaaaaactacaaagaaaataaaagagttttataaatttaatgactACGAAAGTATGAAAGAC TATTGGAGCGATGTTTTATTCACGTATAAAACTCAAGTCTTTGCAAGAGAAATTGCCAGAAAATCAAATCATccagtttataattatttgtttcaaatcaGCATAGATGAAATGAAACGAGCATGCGCCATTTTTAATTTGGATTTGTACGAGGGTGCAGCCCATGCTGAGGAATtgggttatttatttaaatcagtaTTCGGTTCTTTACCATCATCAAATACACCATTAGGTATTGCTGTGCATATTATGTCAACATTATGGACGAACTTTGCAAAAACTAGTAATCCAAATCCAGAAATACCTGATCCACATATTAATGTCGAATGGAAACCTTTTAccataaatgatgaaaattatttggaGATTGGGTCTAAGTTACAATTGAAGAAGAATTTATTACATGAAAGAATTCAATTTTGggataatttatat tttgaaaaaatggataACGTTGTTGTGGAAATAGAACAAGGAAAATTATGTGGTCGTATTGCTGAAGATCTGAATGGAAatgattataaaagttttcaaggaATTCCATACGCTAAACCACCCGTAGGAAATTTACGCTTCaag GCACCGGAACTACCAGATCCATGGGAGGATGAAATATTGGATGTGAAAACTGAACGAAGTATTTGCTATCAGCGTAACTATAAGCCTTGGGAAAAAAACTATGAAGGGTCAGAAGATTgcttatttttaaacgtttttacaCCAAAA CTACCCAAAGAATCATCAGCAAAATTACCAGTAATGGTATGGATACATGGCGGGGCATTTACTTCAGGTTCTAGTACGATAGAAAGCTTCGGTCCAGAGTTTTTGGTTGCTAAACTTATTGTTTTAGTAACAATTAACTATCGTTTAGGTTTTTTAG GTTTTCTTAGTCTAAAAGACCCAACGTGTGAAGTAACAGGTAATGCTGGATTAAAAGATCAAATTCAAGCTTTACGTtgggtaaataaaaatatcgcaGCGTTTGGAGGTGATCCAAATAATGTGACAGTATTTGGTGAAAGTTCTGGTTCTGTATCTATAAGTTTCCTTCTTTTATCACCATTGTCGAAAGGTTTATTTCATAAAGCAATTTTACAAAGTGGTACAGCATTGGTTCCTTGGGCATTGCAAGTTCGTCATGATTAcgaatttatacatttattaggttgtaaatcCACTGATGATAGAGAAATTTTAGAATTTctacaaaatcaaaatctgGAAGATATCTTAAATGCTCAAAATACGGTTGCTTCTCCAGAG GCTCATCCATTTGGTGAGTTGTGTGATATTTCACCAAATATTGAACCAAATATTCCATCAGCATTAATAACTGACACTCCAGAAAATATTTTACGCGAAGGACGCTTTCATCAAATACCAATAATAATAGGAGTAAACGATAAAGAAGGAATAATGATGGACTTGCCTTTATATAAACCGTTAAAAGAATACTGGTTTAACAATGATGTGCTCGTAACACAAGATTTACAAGAACAACTGAAATCGAAAGACGAAATTGAGAAAactaataagaaaataatggaattttataaaattactgaaATTGACAATATAACAGAT tgtttgaCCGATACTTTATTTGCATACAAAATCGGaacttttataaagaaatatgcACGTTACACATCACAaccaatttataattatttgtttcgaaTAAGCATCGAATCGATGAAAATGCAATCgaaaatgtataatttgaaaCCGTATGAAGGTGCATCCCATTCAGAGGAAgtaccatatttattttatcaaaaactaacaCCTGAAATATTACCAAATTCATCAGAAGCTTTGGGCATACATATTATGACAACATTATGgacaaattttgcaaaaaatactaATCCAAATCCAGTAAttgttttaccatattttaatgTTGAGTGGAAACCGTTTACGTTgaatgaagaaaattatttagatattgATTTAAAGCCACAATTGAAGAAGGATTTATTGAAGGAAAGGATGCAGTTTTGGGATAATTTGTATAggcaataa